The genomic interval GCTGACGCCGTAATCATTTCATTGTCTTTGTCATCAAATTTTTCATTGCCTTCTAATAGTGCCAACGTGCGTTCTACTACTTTCGGTGCTTCCAGGTTTACCAGGATTTTACTGAAAAAGCGATTCTGCATCGGTGATGGAGAAGGATATTTCGGACTCAGGTAAGCAATTAATTTAGTTCTTGTAGCAGCATCCGGCTTACCAGTTCTGTACAATACCACTTCAATCGTGCGTAACAGATCCTGTTTCTGTATGTTACTTAGTTTGCTGAAATCAATACTTGTAAGTGCATTGAACAACGGAACACCAATTTTGGCTGAATCTCCCTGGTGTGCCAATGCAATAGCGCCATAGATCAGTGTCTGAGGGTCTTTTTCACTGTAAATTTTGCTTTCCCACTCACTAACTGGCTGATGTTCAATAGCAACACGAGCAGCATAACGTAGGAAGCGATCCGGGCTTTTTAAGTAAGGCCATGAAGTTTCAACAGCTTTTGGATCTTTTCCTTTGTGAAATACTTCTAAATCAGTACGTTGTTTGTGTTCCGGAGTAATAACGGCTTCGGCTGTGTTAGAACCAGCTGGTATATTTTTGTAATCTCCATAATAAACCCGGTACAGATCAGATTCCAGACGACGTCCACCAGTCAGGAAATACAATGCACCGTCCGGCCCGATCGCTCCATCAGTTAATGGAAGCGGCGCTCCGGATAAAAATTCTTCATGGTCTGCTGAGTAAGTAGAACCATTTGGTTTCAAATGTAATCCGTGAACGATACCAAAACTCCAGTCAAATGCAAGTAAAGTATTTTTGTATTTGGCAGGAAACCGTGCTTTATCCAGATAGATTAAATTTGTCGGGGAGCCCTGGCCAATATTCATAATCGGTGAAAGATTGTCGGCAAAAGTCGGTGACCAGTTTGCTGAACCTGTGCGCCATCCGTATTCTGCACCACTTGTAGCATGGCAAACGCGTGTCGGGCGGTACCATGGTGTACCAAAATCCCACTCCATATCAGAGTCATAAATAAACAGATCACCTGCTTCATTGAAAGCAATATCATAAGAATTACGATAACCAGCGGCTATGAGTTCCCAGTTCTTGCCTTCGGGATCAGTATGGGCAATCCAGCCGCCTGGTGCATTTCGGTCATTGGCATGTCCGCGCGGATCTTTTATCCATGGAAACAAATTATCGTTTTTCCATGTTGGTGGCAAAAGATATGAATCCATTTTTGGCAGATCCGTGAAGTTACCTGCAACAACGTAAAGGGATTTTTTATCAGGAGATAAAACAATACTATGAGGACCATGTTCACCTTCACCTACCAAAGGTTTCAGTAAAGTTATTTTATCAAACTGATCATTGTTATCCGTATCCTGTAACCGGTAGAGTCCGCTTCCTTTTGGGAACTTTGGATTTTCACGATTATTGATCATTACATAAAGGCTGTTGAAAGCATAAAGCAAACCGTGGGCAAATCCCATGGCAATTTTTGCTGTATCGCCTTCCACCTTCAAAGTTTCCACAGTTGGTTTATCAGTTGATCCGATTGCGGGTAGTACCAAACGGAATAATCCTCCATACTGATCAGAAGTGATCAAACGGCCTTTATCGTCAAAAGTCATGGATACCCATGAACCATTCTGTTCTTCGGAAGGACTATATAAATGTTCTGCTTTAAAACCTTCAGGTAATTTTATTTTGTCGACTTTGGATCCGGGCGGACGGTGTTTGGCTGTCCGGTTACTTAGCATAACTCCACAGAAAACACCCACAGCTACAATTGCTGCAAGCATCATAGGAAGTTTAGACCATTGTTTTTTTGTGTACATCTTACAGTTCAGAGTTTAGATATTATAAAATAAAAAAGGATATGGTGATTAATGTATCTGGTAATTATCTGATAAAAAGCCTTCTAGATTAACAAAGTTTAAGTTCGGATATTGTTACTGCAATCTTAAATAAAACAAACTAAAACTTTGAATAGTCTGGTTTGTGCAATATTAGAATGATTAGCTGAACCTGCCATCCTGTTGTGTCGGGTAAAGCAAAAATTTAAGGACATTCTAATAAAAGCAAAAAGTGCAGTAAGAGGGAACTTACTACACTTTTTGCTTTTAGCTTAATTTAGTAACACTAACTTTTCAAAATTAAAAACTTGGGGTTAGTGCTGCTTCTACTGCTGGTAAACCATAATATTGATCT from Dyadobacter sp. NIV53 carries:
- a CDS encoding c-type cytochrome gives rise to the protein MYTKKQWSKLPMMLAAIVAVGVFCGVMLSNRTAKHRPPGSKVDKIKLPEGFKAEHLYSPSEEQNGSWVSMTFDDKGRLITSDQYGGLFRLVLPAIGSTDKPTVETLKVEGDTAKIAMGFAHGLLYAFNSLYVMINNRENPKFPKGSGLYRLQDTDNNDQFDKITLLKPLVGEGEHGPHSIVLSPDKKSLYVVAGNFTDLPKMDSYLLPPTWKNDNLFPWIKDPRGHANDRNAPGGWIAHTDPEGKNWELIAAGYRNSYDIAFNEAGDLFIYDSDMEWDFGTPWYRPTRVCHATSGAEYGWRTGSANWSPTFADNLSPIMNIGQGSPTNLIYLDKARFPAKYKNTLLAFDWSFGIVHGLHLKPNGSTYSADHEEFLSGAPLPLTDGAIGPDGALYFLTGGRRLESDLYRVYYGDYKNIPAGSNTAEAVITPEHKQRTDLEVFHKGKDPKAVETSWPYLKSPDRFLRYAARVAIEHQPVSEWESKIYSEKDPQTLIYGAIALAHQGDSAKIGVPLFNALTSIDFSKLSNIQKQDLLRTIEVVLYRTGKPDAATRTKLIAYLSPKYPSPSPMQNRFFSKILVNLEAPKVVERTLALLEGNEKFDDKDNEMITASADLILRNPQYGLDLAGLLEKMPPAQQMFYAIVLSSEKTGWTPATREKYFKWYYKAFSYQGGRSYIGFIDKARNLALLNVPKEKLAYYNKLSGAELLTGNGNDLARMYSPKGPGRGWKVEEAVALVQDSLTNRDFEKGKMIFSAVLCSRCHEIQGEGADVGPDLTQLGTRFSTKDMLESIIVPDKTISDQYASIAYTLKNGESIVGRQINEDANAYYIAQNPFDSKTIRKISKKEIASTKISTVSVMLPGLINGLNPDELRDLVAYLMSGGNKNNPIYSENKAAPKSGK